The following proteins are encoded in a genomic region of Labeo rohita strain BAU-BD-2019 chromosome 5, IGBB_LRoh.1.0, whole genome shotgun sequence:
- the fsta gene encoding follistatin-A, whose translation MLRMLKRQLLHPGMILLLFWLCYLIEDQKVQAGNCWLQQGKNGRCQVLYMPGMSREECCRSGRLGTSWTEEDVPNSTLFRWMIFNGGAPNCIPCKETCDNVDCGPGKKCKMNRRSKPRCVCAPDCSNVTWKGPVCGSDGKTYRDECALLKSKCKGHPDLEVQYQGKCKKTCRDVICPGSSTCVVDQTNNAYCVTCNRICPEVTSPDQYLCGNDGIVYASACHLRRATCLLGRSIGVAYEGKCIKAKSCDDIQCSAGKKCLWDSKMGRGRCAVCVESCPESRSEEAVCASDNTTYPSECAMKQAACSLGVLLEVKHSGSCNSITEDQEDDDDEEDQDYMAYIQLSPVLDG comes from the exons ATGCTAAGGATGCTAAAGCGTCAGCTGCTCCACCCGGGAATGATTTTATTACTCTTTTGGCTCTGCTATTTGATTGAAGATCAAAAAGTGCAAG CTGGTAACTGCTGGTTACAGCAAGGCAAGAACGGGAGATGTCAGGTCCTCTACATGCCTGGGATGAGTCGAGAGGAATGCTGCCGGAGTGGGAGGCTCGGTACATCTTGGACTGAGGAAGATGTGCCAAACAGCACATTATTCAGGTGGATGATCTTCAATGGCGGGGCTCCGAACTGCATACCTTGCAAAG AGACATGTGATAACGTGGACTGCGGCCCTGGgaagaaatgtaaaatgaacAGGAGGAGTAAGCCTCGCTGCGTCTGCGCCCCAGACTGCTCCAACGTCACCTGGAAGGGGCCGGTGTGCGGCTCGGACGGGAAAACGTACCGAGATGAATGTGCCCTGTTGAAATCCAAATGCAAAGGGCACCCGGATCTGGAGGTGCAGTATCAAGGCAAATGCAAAA AGACGTGCCGTGACGTCATTTGTCCGGGGAGCTCCACTTGCGTGGTGGACCAGACGAACAACGCATACTGTGTGACATGCAACCGCATATGTCCAGAGGTTACGTCCCCGGATCAGTACCTTTGTGGCAACGATGGGATTGTTTACGCCAGCGCGTGCCATTTAAGAAGAGCCACGTGCTTGCTCGGTAGATCCATTGGAGTGGCGTATGAAGGGAAATGCATCA agGCCAAGTCATGCGATGATATCCAGTGCAGCGCTGGAAAGAAGTGTCTATGGGATTCCAAGATGGGTCGCGGGCGCTGCGCGGTTTGCGTGGAGTCGTGCCCAGAAAGTCGCTCGGAGGAGGCCGTGTGCGCCAGCGACAACACCACGTATCCCAGCGAGTGCGCCATGAAGCAGGCCGCTTGCTCTTTGGGGGTTCTCCTGGAGGTTAAGCATTCAGGATCTTGCAACT CCATTACTGAAGACCAGGAGGATGATGACGATGAGGAAGACCAGGACTACATGGCTTATATCCAATTATCACCTGTACTGGATGGATAA